The Kribbella sp. NBC_00662 nucleotide sequence GACGACAACGGCAAGCAGTTCAAGGGCATCTTCATGCGCTACTGGATGGACCTCGCCGACACCACCCGCGATCCGCGCTACACCGCCTTCGTCGCGCAGCAGGCCGCCGCGGTCTGGGACCAGGACCGGGACGCGTCCGACCGGCTGGGGGAGCGGTGGTCCGGCGCCGAACCGAACGTCTTCGACTGGCGTACCCAGGCCAGTGCGCTGAGCGCCCTGATCGCCGCCGTACCCGCCGTGCCGCCGACACGATCGTTGTCCGCGACAACGAATCCGGCCCTGCCTGTCGTGATGCCTGCCACCGCCAGCGCGACTCACGTGAAGGTGCAGGTCAACCTGCAGGCGACCGGCACGACCCCGCTCCAGGTCGTGGTCCGCCCGGCTGCCCCGGCCGGCTGGACCGTGACCCCGGCGCGGACGACGGTCACGCTCCGCCCGCACGGCAACGCCGTACCTGTGCAGACCTCCGTGGACCTTGACGTGACGATCCCGGCCGGTACGGCGGACGGTCTCCACTCGGTGACCGCGACCGCGACGTCCGGGTCACTGTCCTTCAGTACGCGGTCGGACATCCTGATCGCGCACACCGCGGACTTCGACACCGGTACGGCGGCCGAGACGCCGTGGCTGTTCGACGCGGACGGTTCGCAGAGCAACGGCGTACAGAACCGGTTCGCCGACGGGCACTCGTACTTCGTCTACCGGTTCCCGTTCCCGGCCGGCACGACGTCGGCGTCGGCGACGCTGACGATCGACAACGAGTTCGTCGTCCAGGTCAGCGGCGACGGGCAGACGTGGACCACGGTCGCGACGGAGACCAACCCGTACCACGACGGTGAGAACAAGGCCGCGCGGACGTTCGACCTCACGCCGTACCTCGGCGCCGACAAAGCTGGGTACGTGCGGGTGTCGGACTCGTTCCCCGATGACGGCTGGGGCGGCCGGGTCTACCACGTCACCGCGACGTACAACTAGGCGGCGGCACGATCGGCGATCGTACGACGGCGCAACGAGGCGTCGAGGATCGCCGGGGTGTCGTAGTCCATGTCGAGCCGGCCGACATCGGTGCCCGGCGGGACGATCTTGTCGATCTGGTCGAGGATGGCGTCATCGAGGGTGACGTCCATCCCGGCCAGAGCGTCGTCCAGGTGCGCCATCGTCCGCGGGCCGATGATCGCCGACGTGACGCCCGGGTGCGCGATCGCGAAGGCCATCGCCAGGTGGGTCAGCTTGAGCCCGGCCGCTTCGGCGACCGGGATCAGTTGCTCCACGACGTCGAGTCGGCGCTCGTCGGTCATGTGCTTGAAGATCGCCGTACGCCGGAGATCCGCCGGCGCCCGTCCGGTCAGCTGCCCCTGCGCCAGCGGGCTCCAGACGAGCGCGCCCATCCCGTACTTCTGCACCATCGGGAGTACCTCCCGCTCGATCCCACGATTGAGGATCGAGTACGGCGGTTGCTCGGTCCGGAACCGCTCCAGGCCACGTCGTTCCGCGACCCACTGCGCCTCGACGATCTCGCTCGCCGGCGTCGCCGACGAACCGACCGCGCGGACCTTCCCGCTCCGGATCAGATCGGTCAGCGCGGACAGGGTCTCCTCGATATCGGTGTCCGGATCGGGGCGGTGCATCTGGAACACGTCGATGTAGTCGGTCTGCAGCCGGCGCAGCGAGTTCTCGACGGCGGTGATGATCCAGCGGCGTGAGTTGCCGCGCTGGTTCGGGTCGTCGCCCATCGGCAGGTGCGACTTGGTGGCGAGGACGACGTGCTCGCGGCGGCCCTTGAGCGCGGCGCCGACGATCTCCTCGGACTCTCCGTGCGAGTAGAAGTCGGCGGTGTCGACGAAGTTGATCCCGGCATCGAGCGCCTTGCCGATCATCCGGAGCGACTCGTCGCGATCGTTGTTGCCGACGGCACCGAACATCATGGCGCCGAGGGCGTACGGGCTGACCTTGATACCGGTCCGGCCGAGTGTGCGGTAATGCATCCTTGGTCCTCCTTGGGGTTGCCTCCAGGTTGGCGGCGGGGCCGGCACGGGAGAAGGTCCACTTCATCCACGGACAGGTTGTCCCTGGATAGGCCTTGGCGGGTCGCGGATGATGGAACGTGTGATCGATCGTGACGGCCTGGCCGACTTCCTCCGCCGGCGCCGGGAGGTGCTGCACCCGGCCGACGTGGGGCTGCCCGACGGCGCACGCCGCCGTACGCCGGGACTGCGCCGCGAGGAGGTCGCTCAACTCGCCGGAATGTCCACGGACTACTACTCACGGCTCGAGCAGTCCCGCGGTGCGAACCCGTCCGAGCCGATCATCGCGAGTCTGGCCCGCGCCCTGCGCTGCGACCTCGACGAGCGCGACCACCTGTACCACCTGGCCGGCCTCAACCCGCCACTGCGCCGGGCCGGCCGCCACATCCCGCCCGGCCTGCTCGCGCTCGTCAGCCGTCTCACCGACATTCCGGTGGTCATCTCCACGGACCTCGACGAGGTCCTCTGGCAGAACGCGTTGGCCGACGTCGTCATCGGTCCGCTCGGCGCCGAGGGCCGCGCGCGCAACCTCACCTGGCTCTGGTTCACCGATCCCGCGATCCGGCAGATCTTCCCCGAGGAGGACTGGGACGCCCACTCGGCCGCCCACGTCGCCGACCTGCGCGCGACGTACTCCCGCCGGATGGGCGACGCCGACATCACCGACCTGGTCGACGACCTCACCGCCCGCAGCGAGGAGTTCCGCGGGTTGTGGGACCTGCACGAGGTCGCCGTACGCCGCCTGCCCCGCAAACGCTTCCTGCACCGCGAAGCCGGCCACCTGGACCTGACCTGCGAAACCCTCCTCACCCCCGCCGCCGACCTACGCGTCCGCGCCTTCCTCCCGATCGAAGGCACCGACGCCCGCGAAAAACTCGACCTCCTCCGCGTGATCGGCACCCAGAGCTTCGCCTAGCGAAGCCCGTTGACAAGGAGCACGAGCAGACGCTCGGTCTGCTCCCGCTGCTGCTCGGGCTCTGCGGCGATCACCGCGCCGGCCATGGCTGCGACCACGTCATCCGGCCGTATGTCGGACCGGAACGTGCCTGCTGCGACCCCGGCGTCGAGGAAGTGGGCGACCGCGGCGGTCAGCCGAGCGCGAGTGTCCGACTGTGTGATCGCGCCCGAGGCGACCATGGCGCGCAGCGACATCCCCATGGCCCGCTTGGAGTCGACGAAGTCGAGGTAACGGTGCATCCACGCGAGCAGGCCCTCGTCAGCCGGTCCCTCTGTGGCCATCCCGGGAGCTGCGTCGCACAGCCGCGCCAGCTCCTGGCGGTAGACGGCCTCGAGAAGCGCTTCCCGGTTGGGGAAGTGGCGGTACAGCGTGGCCACGCCGACCCCGGCCCGCGCCGCGACCCGATCCAGCGACAGCCGGACCTCCGAGCCGTCCCGCGCGGCCAGCGCGAGGTCGGCCAGTTCGTCGCCGGCCGCGACCACGACCTGCTCCCGCTTGCGCGCCGCATCCGCCCGCATAAGTGGAGAAACCTCCAGTTAGTGCTATCGTCGACCGTAAATGGAGAAACCTCCATTTACCACTCTACCTGGGGAATCCGATGACCTCCCAACGACCAGCCGGCACCGTCAAGCTCGGACACCACGAGATCAGCAGGATCGGGTACGGCGCGATGCAGCTCGAGCACGTGGACACCGCCACGGCCACCGCCGTACTGCGACGCGCCGTCGAGCTCGGTATCAACCACGTCGACACCGCTTCCTTCTACGGCCACACGACCGTCAACCAACACATTCGGGCCGCACTGCATCCGTATGCCGACGACCTCGTCATCGTCAGCAAGGTCGGCGCCCGCCGCGTCGATACGCCCGCCCGCTTGGCGCTGGCCCAACGTCCGGAGCAACTCCGCGAGCAGATCCACCTCGATCTGAAATCCCTCGACCTGGATCAGATCCCGGTGGTCAACCTCCGCCGTGCCGACCAGGGCCCCGGCCTGATCGCGACCGGGGACGACGTCGTACCACTCGACGACCAGGTCGCCGAACTGATTGCCCTGCGCAACGAAGGGCTGATCGGGGCGGTCGGCCTCAGTAACGTCAGCACCGAGCAGGTGAAGCAGGCGATCCCGGCCGGCGTCGTCTGCGTCCAGAACGCCTACAGCCTGCTCGACCGTTCCTCCGAGGAACAACTCCAGCTCTGCGCGGCCAACGACATCACCTGGATCCCGTACTTCCCGCTCGGCTCGGCCTTCGACCTGATCCCGTCGCCGACCGAGCACCCCGTCGTACGGGACGTCGCCACCCGCCTCGGCGCCACACCGGCCGCTGTCTGCCTGGCCTGGATCCTCGCGCACGACGAGCAGACCGCTCTGATCCCCGGCACCCGCAGTGTCAGCCACCTCGAGGAGAACGTCCGGACAGCAGACGTCGAGCTCGGCGAGAAGGATCTCGCCGAGCTCGACGCCGTCGTCAACGCCTGAGCTGGATGCTCTGGGTGTAGGCGTCCTGGTTCGGAGTGTTCACGCCGGGCCGGCCGCGGAAGTCGGTCCAGCACGGGTGGATGCGGAGATCGTTGCCGATGGCCACCGCTGAGTAGTCGCCGATGAACACGCCCTGTACCTCGGTGCCGTCGGGTTCGACGGCGAGGAACTGGACCTGCGGGTTCTCCGAGACGGTGGTGATCCGCTGGGTGGCGGCCCGACTGAGCGACTGGGTGCCGGAGCCGGCCCAGTACGCGTAGTCGAGATTGATCCCGTTGCGGTCGTAGTGCCTTGTGTACGACGTGATCGCGACCTTGCCGTCGCGCGCCGCGACGGCGCTGAAGAACTCGTCCTGTGGAGTCCCGACGACCAGCGGACGGGACCAGTTCTTGCCGTTGCCGGATGCGGACACCACGTTGTCGCCGTTGGTGCGCACGGACGCGCCGGTGGTCGCGTCGTACAGGCCGTTCCGGTCGTCCGACCAGACCACGGTCAGCTTCTCGTTGATCCGGTCGTAGGCCAGTTGCGGGTAGCTGTTCAGCCGGAAGTTCTCCCCGGTCAGCGTGTCCGGGAAGTCGTAGTTGGTGTCGACGATCGCGTGCCGGAACGTGCGCCCGTGGTCGGTCGAGGTCGCCACCACCGTGGCGTCCCGGTCGCCCGCGGCATCACAGGCGGCCGTCGCGCAGACCGAGGCCTCGTAGGCGACGTACAGCTGTCCGTCGTTGCCGACCTGGGGGTTCGAGCCCTGGTCGTACGGCGTGATGCCGCCGGGGAAATTGGTCAGCGACGGCGGGATCCGGACCGGCGTGCCGAAGTGCGACCCGAAGTCCACGCCGGCCGACGCCATGATCGGCGACTCGAGATAGTTGTCGTCGTTGTCGTAGGTGAATTCGGTCCAGGTCACGTAGACCCGTCCGTTGGACGGATCCGCGGCGATCCACGGCTTGTCGTTGAAGATGTGGGTCACCGCCGGAGTGCCGTCCGCGTTGACGCCGTCCATCGCGACGACGTGCGGAGCGCCCCAGTGCAGGCCGCCGTCGTGGGACACGTTGACGACGATCGCGCTGGCGTCCTGACCGCCGAGCGGTGCGGACCGACTGAACGCCAGGCTCGCGAAGTACACCGTGTTGCCGGGCCCGAACGCGACGACCGGATCACCGGATCCGTCGAACCAGCTGAAGGCTCCGGTTCCGCCAGCGGTGATGGTCAGGCCCGGGATCGCCACGTTCGTCCAGCTGTGGCCGCCGTCGAACGACGTGTACGCGAAGCTGGCGCTGTCGTTGCGGTTCTCGCGGGCGTTGAACAGCCGGTAGTCGTTGGCGCCGGCAACGATGTTGCGCGGGTTGCGCGGGTTGACCGCGATCGTGGTCTCGTTCTGGGCCGCGCTGCAGCCGGCCTGCGAGCCCACCGGGACTACCGTGTCTGCGACGATCTGGTCGACGTTCGGCGCCGGGTTCCCGTACGGGTTCGGATGACCGAGGTACGACTGGCACAGCGCGGACTGGGCCGGGTCGTCCGGCTGTGGCTCCTCTTCCTCTGCCAGCACCTCCTTCAGCAACGGGTTGTGGACGGCGACGGCGTCCGAGGCGGCGGTGGCGGGCGTAGCTACCAGTGCGAGCGACCCGATCAGGCTGATGACGCCCAGGATCGCCGACCGGCGCGTGGTTGACGGCCTCACTGTGTTCCCCCTTCCCTGCCCCCGAGGGATGACACAGCGCATTCTGCGCCTCACGGAGAGCCCGGGTCCAGGGCACAGAAAAACCCTGTCCGGACCGGCCGGACAGGGTCTCTCAGCTACGTCTCAGACAACTCAGACGTCGTAGTACAGCTCGAACTCGTGCGGGTGCGGGCGGAGCTGGATCGGGGCGATCTCGGACTCGCGCTTGAGGTCGATCCAGGTCTCGATCAGGTCCTCGGTGAAGACGTCGCCCTCGAGCAGGAAGGCGTGGTCGGCCTCGAGGGAGTCGATCACGGCCGGCAGCGAGGTCGGGACCTGCGGGATGCCCGCGTGCTCCTCCGGCGGGAGCTCGTACAGGTCCTTGTCGACCGGGTCGGCCGGCTCGATCTTGTTGCGGATACCGTCCAGGCCGGCCAGCAGCTGGGCCGAGAAGGCCAGGTACGGGTTCGCCGACGGGTCGGGGCAGCGGAACTCGATCCGCTTCGCCTTCGGGTTCGACCCGGTGATCGGGATCCGGATGCAGGCCGAGCGGTTGCGCTGCGAGTAGACCAGGTTGACCGGCGCCTCGAAGCCCGGCACCAGGCGGTGGTACGAGTTCACCGTCGGGTTGGTGAAGGCCAGCAGCGACGGGGCGTGCTTGAGCAGACCGCCGATGTACCAGCGGGCGATGTCGGACAGGCCGCCGTACCCGGACTCGTCGTAGAACAGCGCGTCGCCGTTCGAGAACAGCGACTGGTGGACGTGCATCCCCGAGCCGTTGTCGCCGAAGATCGGCTTCGGCATGAAGGTCGCGGTCTTGCCGGCCGCCCACGCGGTGTTCTTGACGATGTACTTGAACTTCATCAGGTTGTCCGCGGTCTTCAGCAGCTCGTCGAAGCGGAAGTTGATCTCCGCCTGACCCGCGGTGCCGACCTCGTGGTGCGCGCGCTCGACGACCAGGCCGGCCTTCTCCAGCGCCAGCGTGATGTCGTCGCGCAGCTCGCCGAAGTGGTCGGTCGGCGCGACCGGGAAGTAGCCGCCCTTGTAGCGGACCTTGTAGCCGCGGTTCCCGCCGTCCTCGACCCGGCCGGTGTTCCAGGCGCCGGCGACCGAGTCGATCGCGTAGTACCCGGTGTTGGACTTGGTCTCGAACCGGACGTCGTCGAAGACGTAGAACTCGGCCTCGGGCGCGAAGAACGCGGTGTCCGCGATACCGGTCGACTTCAGGTACTCCTGCGCCTTCCGGGCGATGTTGCGCGGGTCACGCGAGTACGCCTCGCCGGTCAGCGGGTCGTGCACGAAGAAGTTGATGGCCAGCGTCTTCGTCCCGCGGAACGTGTCGAGGAAGGCCGTGGTCGGGTCGGGCAGCAGCTTCATGTCCGATTCGTGGATCTGCTGGAACCCGCGCACCGACGAACCGTCGAACATCAGGCCCTCTTCGAAGACCTCGGGCCCGAACGACGACACCGGGACGGTGAAGTGCTGCATGATGCCCGGCAGGTCGGAGAACCGGACATCGATGATCTCGATGCCCTCGTCCTTGACGTAGGCGAGCAGCTCCTCAGCGCTGGAAAACATACGTACTCCTAGGGTGGCTCAGAGATTGCATCTGAACGTAGGGCCCGCCGGTTTCTCCGTCGTGACCCTGGTGTTTCGCGGATGTTACGCCCAGCGTGTCCGCGCTGACCCACTGGTGTACGGCGGCTACGCCCTGAGATCTCCCGGTCCTGGGTGAACCGGTCGCGGGCGCCGTCCGTAGGCTAGTCATCATGGCATCGTCGGCGCAGCCGGGCACAGGACCCACCGAAGAATTCCGTTTTCCGGGCAGCCGGCTGGGTCTGCCGGAGGACGGTCCGGGCTCGGTCGCGGGCTGGGGCCGCCGCCTGCTGGCGCTGCTGATCGACTGGCTGATCGCCGGACTGATCGCCTCGGTGGTGGCCGGCAAACCGATGTGGGCGGGCGGCAACGACTACAACACTTCACACCTGGCGATCTTCTTCCTGGTGACCGCGATCCTGACCGGTCTGGCCGGCGGCACCATCGGCCACCGGATCTGCGGGCTGCGCGTCCTCAACCTGAAGAACAAGGACGTCCCGCAGGTCGGGCTGCTCGGGGGAGTGATCAGGTCGTTCCTGATCTGCCTGCTGATCCCGGCGGTGATCTTCGACCGCGATCACCGCGGCCTGCACGACTTGGCCGCGAAGACGGTCGTCGTACGGCGCTGAGTCAGCGGCGCGTCAGCCGCAGCTGCACGTCGTCGAGGTAGCCGGTCCGGAAGCCGGCCTCGGAGTACGCGAGGTAGAACTCCCACATCCGCCCGAACGTGTCGTCGAACCCGAGCGCGGCGATCGCCGGCCAGCGCTCGATGAAGCGGTTCCGCCAGACCCGCAGCGTGCGCGCGTAGTCAGCGCCGAGGTGACGCACGACGTCGGCGCGCAGGCCGGTGTGCTGGGCGGTGACGTCCTCGATCACCTTGATCGACGGGATCAGGCCGCCTGGGAAGATGTACTTCTGCACCCAGGTGAACGTGTTCCGGGTCGCCAGCATCCGCTCGTGCGGCATCACGATCGCCTGCACCACAGCGACCCCGCCCGGGGCGAGCCGCCGCTCGATCGCCTCGAAGTACACCGGCCAGTACTTCTCGCCGACCGCCTCGATCATCTCCACGCTCAGGACGGCGTCGAACTCGCCGATCTGGTCGCGGTAATCCCGCAGTGCGACCTGAACCCGGTCGCCGACGCCCGCATCCGCGATCCTGCGCTGCGCCAGCAACGCCTGCTGCGAAGCGATCGTGATCGCCGTCACCCACGCGCCGCGCTGGGCGGCCCGGATGGCGAGACTCGCCCAGCCGCACCCGATGTCGAGCACGCGCGACCCGGACTGGACCCCGGCCGCATCGAGGATCGAGTCGAGTTTGCGCAGCTGGGCGTCGGTCAGCTCGTCGTACGACGCCGTTGCCAGATCATTGTGAGCCGTGTCACCGAAGTACGCCGCCGAGTAGGTCAGCGTCGGATCGAGGAACTCGGCGAACATCGCGTTGCTGAGGTCGTAGTGCCGGCTGATGTTCTCCCGCGCGCCGGCCCGGTCGTTCTCCTGCTCGCCCGGCTGGGATCGGGTGACCAGCCAGCGCAACGACTGCGCCCACTTCGGCAGCAGATGCCGGGTCTCCTCGTTGCTGAACCGCTCCGCGAACGGGACCAGCAGGTCGGCCAGATCTGTGCCCGGCTCCGGGTCCCAGTCGCCGGCCAGGTACGCCTCGCCGAAGCCGGAGCCGGCGTCGTGCCCGAGCCGGTCCAGGAACGCCGACGTCCGGTGCACCCGCATGGCGGGCCCGCCGAGACCGTACGAGCGGTTGCTGTCGAGGTGGATCGTGGCGGGCAGGTCCTTGGCGATCAGCTTGATCGCGGTCGCCGCGCCGTACCTCCGGACCGGATTCGAGCGTGGCGGCGCCAGCGTCGGCCACGTCTCGGCCACCGGTTGGTGCACGCGTCGGTGCACTGGCGGCATCAGATCCGTCATGTCAGCTGTTCCCCTGTAATCCGTCCTGGTCGCACCCTAAGGGCTCCCAGCCTCCCCACGGCGCATGTCTGAACAGATCAACTGTCGAGCATGCCGCTTGGTTACCGTCCCCGCATCGCCTGGCGGGCGCCCTTCAGGCTGCTCGGCACCGGCCCCTTCGGCATCGGCACCTGCGGCCGGACCGCGTCCAGCGCCTTCAGCCGCTGGAGCAGATCGGTGATCTCCGAGGGCTGCAGCACCGCCGGCAGCTTCATCACGTACTTGGTCAGCTTGCGGATGTCGATCTCGCCCTCGCCCTGACCGGCGATGATCTGCGTCACCGGAGCGCCGCCGGCGACCCGGTTGTGCTTCTTGGCCTCGGCCGTCAGCAGGTTCTTCACCCGGCTCGCCTGGCCCTCGCCGACCAGGATGATGCCGGGCCGGCCGACGACCCGGTGGACGATGTCGGCGTTCTTCGTGACCGCGATGGCGGGTGTCACGTTCCAGCCGCGGCGCAGCGTCTGCAGCGCGGACGCGGCCGCACCGGCCTGGCCCTCGATCTGGCTGTACGCCGCCTTCTCGACCTTGCGGCCGAAGACCAGCGTCGCGGCCAGGAAGCCGAGCGCGACACCGAGCGGGATCCACACCACCAGCGGCCCGACCAGGAACCCGCCGAGCACGGCCAGCCCGACGATGCCGAGGAAGATCCCGGCGAGCACGAGCCCGACCGTCGGGTCGGACTTCTGGGTCAGCTTGTACGCCGACACGATCTGCTTGAGCCGGCTGGTCTTCTCTTCGGGCGCGTCGTTCTTGGCCATCTCTACCTGCTCTACCTGTCCTGGTTGTTCATACGTGACTCAACGGCCTGACGGTACAAGCGTCCGGCGCGGTACGAGGACCGTACCAGCGGTCCGGACATGACTCCGGCGAAACCGATCTCCTGCGCCTCGGCGTCGAGCTCGACGAACTCCTCGGGCTTGACCCAGCGCTCGACCGGGTGGTGCCGCACCGAGGGACGCAGGTACTGCGTGATCGTGATGATCTCGCAGCCGGCGGCGTGCAGGTCCTTCAGTGCCTGGCTGACCTCGTCGCGGGTCTCGCCCATGCCGAGGATCAGGTTCGACTTGGTGACCAGGCCGTAGTCGCGGGCCTGGGTGATCACGTCCAGCGACCGCTCGTAGCGGAAGCCGGGCCGGATCCGGCGGAAGATCCGCGGCACGGTCTCGACGTTGTGCGCGAACACCTCCGGCCGGGAGGAGAACACCTCGGCCAGTTGCTCGGGTACGGCGTTGAAGTCCGGCGCGAGCATCTCGACGCCGGTCCCGGGGTTGAGCTCGTGGATCTGGCGGATCGTCTCGGCGTACAGCCAGGCGCCGCCGTCGTCCAGGTCGTCGCGGGCGACGCCGGTCACGGTCGCGTACCGCAGGCCCATGGACCGGACCGATTCGGCCACCCGGCGCGGCTCGTCGCGGTCCAGCGCCTCCGGCTTGCCGGTGTCGATCTGGCAGAAGTCGCAGCGCCGCGTGCACTGGTCCCCGCCGATGAGGAAGGTCGCCTCGCGGTCCTCCCAGCACTCGAAGATGTTCGGGCAGCCGGCTTCCTGGCACACCGTGTGCAGTCCCTCGGACTTCACGAGTTTCTGCAGCGCCTGGTACTCCGGGCCCATCTTGGCGCGGGTCTTGATCCACTCGGGTTTGCGCTCGATCGGGGTCTCCGCGTTGCGCACCTCGAGCCTGAGCAGTTTCCGTCCTTCTGGGGCGATGGTCACGCGTCCAAGGGTACGCGTACGGGCTAAGGGCCGTCCCACCCGTACGCTGATGAGCTATGTCCCCGAGTTCATGGACGCGGCCCGCGCCGACAGCCCGCGAGCAGCGGTACGACGTACTCCTGGGACTCGGGATGGCGCTGGCGTCCCTGCTCGGGACCGAGCTCACCCGCGGCGGCTCGCCGACCCATGTCAACCTCGGCATCGGCGGCGTCGAGCCGTACGTGCTGAGCGCGGCGATCGCGCTGCCGCTGTGCTTCCGGCGCCGGTGGCCGATCCCGGTGCTGCTGGTGGTCGCGGTGCTCTTCGTGGTGAACGGTGAGCGGGCGCTGTTCGCGTTCGGCGGCAACCTGGTCACGCAGTCGACGATGTTCATGGCGATCTATGCCGCGGTGGCCTGGTCCCGTGACCGCCGGTTGATGAAGGCTGCGGTCGCGGTCGTCTTCGTGGTCATGTTCGGCTGGCTGGCGATCAACTTCGTCAAGGCGCTGCAGAACAACTCGATCGAAGGCCCGAACCACGCGCTGTTCTCGCCGTACGTCTCGAATGTGGTGCTGGCCGTCGCGCTGAACGTCCTCTATTTCTTCGGCGCCTACTTCTGGGGCCGTACGGCGTGGGGCACTGCCCGGCAGCGCGCCGAGCTCGAACATCAGGCGACCGAGCTGGCTGCGCAGCAGGAGGCGAACTCGCGGCGCGCGGTCATCGACGAGCGGCTGCGGATCTCCCGGGAGCTCCACGACGTCGTCGCGCACCACATCAGCAGCATCGGCGTCCAGGCCGGGGGAGCCCGGCGGGTGATGGACACCGACCCGGACGCCGCGAAGAACGCGCTCAACGTGATCGAGGAGTCCAGCCGGAGCGCCGTGAACGAGATGCGCCAGCTGCTCGGCATGCTCCGCGCGGCGGATCCCGACGTCGATGTCGCCGCGCCGGATCCGAAGGCGCCACAGGCCGGCGCCGACCGGCTGCCGGCGCTGATCTCGGAGGTGAACGGCCAGGGTCTCGAGGTCGGCTTCCACCAGATCGGCGCGCCGGCCGAGCTGCCCAAGACCGTGTCGGTGTCGGTGTACCGGATCGCCCAGGAGGCGCTCGCGAACGTCCGGAAGCATTCGACGGCACGGAGTGCGCATCTCACGCTGCGTTATCTCGGCGACGCGGTAGAGCTCGAAGTACTCGACGACGGGCGTCCGAAGCACGCACCGGTCGGCAGC carries:
- a CDS encoding class I SAM-dependent methyltransferase yields the protein MTDLMPPVHRRVHQPVAETWPTLAPPRSNPVRRYGAATAIKLIAKDLPATIHLDSNRSYGLGGPAMRVHRTSAFLDRLGHDAGSGFGEAYLAGDWDPEPGTDLADLLVPFAERFSNEETRHLLPKWAQSLRWLVTRSQPGEQENDRAGARENISRHYDLSNAMFAEFLDPTLTYSAAYFGDTAHNDLATASYDELTDAQLRKLDSILDAAGVQSGSRVLDIGCGWASLAIRAAQRGAWVTAITIASQQALLAQRRIADAGVGDRVQVALRDYRDQIGEFDAVLSVEMIEAVGEKYWPVYFEAIERRLAPGGVAVVQAIVMPHERMLATRNTFTWVQKYIFPGGLIPSIKVIEDVTAQHTGLRADVVRHLGADYARTLRVWRNRFIERWPAIAALGFDDTFGRMWEFYLAYSEAGFRTGYLDDVQLRLTRR
- a CDS encoding DUF4191 domain-containing protein, giving the protein MAKNDAPEEKTSRLKQIVSAYKLTQKSDPTVGLVLAGIFLGIVGLAVLGGFLVGPLVVWIPLGVALGFLAATLVFGRKVEKAAYSQIEGQAGAAASALQTLRRGWNVTPAIAVTKNADIVHRVVGRPGIILVGEGQASRVKNLLTAEAKKHNRVAGGAPVTQIIAGQGEGEIDIRKLTKYVMKLPAVLQPSEITDLLQRLKALDAVRPQVPMPKGPVPSSLKGARQAMRGR
- the lipA gene encoding lipoyl synthase, whose translation is MTIAPEGRKLLRLEVRNAETPIERKPEWIKTRAKMGPEYQALQKLVKSEGLHTVCQEAGCPNIFECWEDREATFLIGGDQCTRRCDFCQIDTGKPEALDRDEPRRVAESVRSMGLRYATVTGVARDDLDDGGAWLYAETIRQIHELNPGTGVEMLAPDFNAVPEQLAEVFSSRPEVFAHNVETVPRIFRRIRPGFRYERSLDVITQARDYGLVTKSNLILGMGETRDEVSQALKDLHAAGCEIITITQYLRPSVRHHPVERWVKPEEFVELDAEAQEIGFAGVMSGPLVRSSYRAGRLYRQAVESRMNNQDR
- a CDS encoding sensor histidine kinase; the protein is MSPSSWTRPAPTAREQRYDVLLGLGMALASLLGTELTRGGSPTHVNLGIGGVEPYVLSAAIALPLCFRRRWPIPVLLVVAVLFVVNGERALFAFGGNLVTQSTMFMAIYAAVAWSRDRRLMKAAVAVVFVVMFGWLAINFVKALQNNSIEGPNHALFSPYVSNVVLAVALNVLYFFGAYFWGRTAWGTARQRAELEHQATELAAQQEANSRRAVIDERLRISRELHDVVAHHISSIGVQAGGARRVMDTDPDAAKNALNVIEESSRSAVNEMRQLLGMLRAADPDVDVAAPDPKAPQAGADRLPALISEVNGQGLEVGFHQIGAPAELPKTVSVSVYRIAQEALANVRKHSTARSAHLTLRYLGDAVELEVLDDGRPKHAPVGSRLGHVGIRERVGLLGGESEIGPRPVGGFRVRVRIPLDHPLLEQPVPDRTQDRTLAGGLDD